A part of Aspergillus flavus chromosome 5, complete sequence genomic DNA contains:
- a CDS encoding bZIP transcription factor yields the protein MDCSTASAVDLHPRQATDSEYDAEIGVLQWDEPMSHHHNHNRDSNYHPHSLLTEDIRYIPTMVTGSTSALLHSIPISPHSSLSPSEATACIAMNPLDSATMGTVGVDSQHIDHNGHRISNTINRRQSQNREAQRRFRERREQERAQTQVKMDVLRTENKRLSDLFNLLRTENHRIEGENERLKAELEIMRKRWKDVLRVMSEMAQQDERTAGCRSSSSTTSPSSPTSPSGPCSQVDMQSLRRSIVMQTLVALFEERGSDSARSVTIKDGSVSP from the exons ATGGATTGCTCCACAGCCTCCGCGGTAGACCTGCATCCGAGGCAAGCAACGGACTCCGAGTATGATGCGGAGATCGGCGTTTTGCAATGGGATGAACCCATGTCCCATCATCACAACCATAACCGTGATTCCAATTACCACCCACATTCCTTGCTGACAGAGGATATCCGATATATCCCGACCATGGTCACTGGAAGCACATCCGCGCTTTTGCATTCAATACCGATCTCTCCACATTCAAGCCTGTCACCATCAGAAGCGACTGCCTGCATCGCCATGAATCCATTGGACTCCGCAACGATGGGTACCGTAGGTGTCGACTCACAGCATATCGATCATAACGGGCATCGAATATCCAAT ACGATCAATCGACGACAGTCCCAAAATCGCGAGGCCCAGCGTCGATTCCGAGAACGGAGAGAGCAAGAGAGAGCTCAAACGCAGGTCAAGATGGACGTACTTCGCACAGAAAACAAACGGTTGTCGGACTTGTTCAACCTGTTGAGGACGGAGAATCATAGAATAGAGGGAGAAAACGAGCGATTAAAGGCGGAACTAGAAATAATGAGGAAACGGTGGAAGGATGTGCTACGTGTAATGTCGGAGATGGCGCAGCAAGATGAGCGGACCGCAGGTTGTcgctcatcatcttccaccaccagcccttcttctcccacatcaCCCTCTGGCCCTTGCTCTCAGGTAGACATGCAGAGTCTCAGGCGTTCGATCGTGATGCAGACTCTGGTAGCGCTTTTTGAGGAGAGAGGATCGGACTCAGCGCGTTCTGTGACAATTAAAGACGGCTCTGTGAGCCCTTGA
- a CDS encoding Intradiol ring-cleavage dioxygenase — MRYFFPFAVAIMAFSASAHLGPHDARSNAEMAHKAELSSRCAQHVAQFNDKRWKRSLGHPGNTTVKIHTQAPYYDVLQNDTCVLSPEVTAGPYYWPRSQILRQDMTEGQVGVPLWLDIGVMDMATCSPLEGVMVDLWHCNATGSYSSFTELSPNTKFPALLAEQGKNASDFVVGSTDIHTDSETWLRGMWPTDDHGMMQMKTIFPGFYVERTIHIHVQVHTDWTTGENGTLVFENTVSTGQLYFDEKLEEKIMAMEPYSSHTQINRTRNDVDMEFSKGTANGYNPVVSVVPVDENDLTKGLIGYITIGVDTSAIEDEHWSAS; from the exons ATGCGCTACTTTTTCCCATTTGCAGTAGCCATCATGGCTTTCTCGGCCAGCGCTCACCTCGGTCCTCATGATGCTCGATCTAATGCTGAAATGGCTCACAAAGCAGAGCTATCCAGCCGATGTGCGCAGCATGTCGCTCAATTCAACGACAAGCGTTGGAAGCGAAGTCTGGGCCATCCGGGTAACACGACTGTGAAAATCCATACACAAGCCCCTTATTATGATGTGTTACAGAATGACACCTGCGTCCTATCTCCCGAGGTAACTGCTGGTCCATACTACTGGCCGCGGTCTCAGATACTCCGCCAGGATATGACAGAAGGCCAAGTCGGAGTTCCTCTGTGGCTGGACATTGGGGTTATGGATATGGCTACGTGCAGTCCCTTGGAGGGCGTTATGGTCGATCTCTGGCACTGCAACGCGACGGGCAGCTACTCCAGCTTTACTGAATTGTCTCCCAATACCAAATTTCCCGCACTTCTTGCTGAACAGGGCAAGAATGCCTCGGACTTTGTTGTCGGTAGCACGGATATACATACTGATTCCGAAACCTGGCTTCGAGGCATGTGGCCAACCGATGACCACGGAATGATGCAAATGAAGACTATATTCCCTG GTTTCTATGTTGAGAGAACTATCCATATCCACGTCCAAGTGCACACCGACTGGACCACCGGCGAAAACGGAACCCTGGTCTTCGAAAACACCGTCAGCACCGGGCAGTTATATTTTGACGAAAAGCTCGAAGAAAAGATTATGGCGATGGAGCCTTACTCCTCCCATACGCAGATCAACCGCACCCGCAatgatgttgatatggaaTTCTCCAAGGGTACTGCGAATGGTTACAACCCGGTTGTCTCAGTCGTGCCAGTCGATGAAAATGATCTCACCAAGGGTCTGATTGGGTACATTACTATTGGTGTGGACACTTCAGCCATCGAGGATGAACATTGGTCTGCATCTTGA
- a CDS encoding MFS multidrug transporter yields MQFTTSRGSVWGHKWRSSSLFIVSAMAMALFTDVFLSTFIVPILPYILESRLGLDVSLTQRMSFALLALSAVTSLICSPFIGHYADQMSSKKIMLLGSLATALFSTIILAMATSTFTLFFGRFIQAVASAFIWTVGYATIADNVKQDNLGKTYGVISLVVAVGTSGGPMAAGILFEIGGYWLAWSSAFAIIVVDIVLRVLMIERPRTQPGTPRGDDQDPENDPLLPDNISIVEEKTGWHFYTYLFRHRQFVCGAMSYFVFAVLISSFDTTIPLHVRDVFDWGSMMSGLLFAALQGPGIIMSPLCGWLKDRYGTRYPTAAGFAILTPIMWVLGMPGDDRFPGVNGGNTGQIVYAVCVTAVGTFSCLLNGAGSIEATVTVDEIEARHPGIFGPNGGYSRALSLASMSWTSGAFIGPILSGYLTEKVGYYEMNCVIAVLCALSTVNALWNLKSKTPADGQGQPDDRK; encoded by the exons ATGCAGTTCACCACCTCTCGAGGGTCTGTATGGGGCCACAAATGGCGGTCTTCGTCGTTATTCATTGTCAGCGCCATGGCAATGGCGCTGTTCACTG ATGTCTTCCTGTCTACCTTCATTGTGCCGATCCTCCCCTACATCCTGGAAAGCCGTCTCGGTCTCGATGTGTCCCTGACCCAGCGCATGAGTTTTGCATTGCTGGCGTTAAGTGCGGTCACATCGCTCATCTGCAGCCCATTTATTGGCCACTATGCGGATCAGATGTCTTCGAAGAAGATCATGCTGCTCGGCTCATTGGCTACGGCATTATTCTCCACAATCATTCTGGCTATGGCGACTTCAA CTTTtaccttgttcttcggtCGTTTCATTCAAGCAGTTGCGAGCGCATTCATCTGGACAGTGGGATACGCGACGATCGCGGACAATGTTAAGCAGGACAATCTGGGCAAGACTTACGGGGTGATCTCCCTTGTCGTGGCTGTGGGTACGTCCGGAGGACCCATGGCTGCTGGCATACTGTTCGAGATAGGTGGATACTGGTTGGCATGGTCGAGTGCCTTTGCCATAATCGTGGTGGATATTGTGCTCCGCGTGTTGATGATCGAGCGACCGAGGACGCAACCAG GCACGCCGCGTGGCGACGATCAGGACCCCGAGAACGATCCCCTCCTACCAGACAACATTAGCATTGTCGAGGAAAAGACGGGGTGGCACTTTTATACATATCTCTTCCGACACCGTCAATTTGTCTGCGGTGCCATGAGCTATTTTGTATTCGCTGTCTTGATTTCCAGCTTTGATACCACCATCCCTCTTCATGTTCGGGACGTATTCGACTGGGGTAGTATGATGTCCGGGTTACTTTTCGCCGCTTTACAAGGTCCTGGAATAATTATGAGCCCGCTCTGTGGTTGGTTGAAAGATCGCTATGGCACACGGTATCCAACCGCAGCAGGTTTCGCCATCCTGACGCCCATAATGTGGGTGCTGGGTATGCCCGGCGACGATCGGTTCCCCGGCGTGAACGGTGGCAACACAGGACAAATCGTCTATGCCGTCTGCGTAACTGCAGTGGGAACTTTCTCGTGTTTACTCAATGGCGCAGGAAGTATTGAAGCTACAG TGACCGTCGACGAAATTGAAGCCAGACATCCCGGCATTTTTGGCCCTAATGGCGGGTACTCGCGAGCGCTGTCTCTTGCGAGCATGAGCTGGACCTCGGGGGCATTCATTGGTCCTATTTTGTCTGGATATCTGACCGAGAAGGTCGGATACTATGAAATGAACTGCGTTATTG CCGTTCTGTGCGCCCTGTCGACTGTGAACGCTCTCTGGAACCTCAAGTCCAAGACCCCGGCGGATGGCCAAGGTCAACCTGACGATCGTAAATAA